A stretch of the Rodentibacter haemolyticus genome encodes the following:
- the murI gene encoding glutamate racemase codes for MSNNQPTILFFDSGVGGFSVYSEVKKLLPTHHYLYCFDNAGFPYSEKSEQEIIERTLRICQRIDRDYPLDLIVIACNTASTVVLPILRRHFTCPIVGTVPAIKPAAEISQTKHIGLLATKGTVKRPYVDDLIANYAAHCQVEKLGSTRLAEIAEQKLHGDAVDLVALNNELKPWQKMADLDTLILGCTHFPLIRQEIQDCLPQVKYFMDPGKAIAQRVQHLLADIEVRSKIHKKNYIFCTRKGVSEQHFQSALQLWGFDELSELRFE; via the coding sequence ATGAGTAATAACCAACCGACAATTTTATTTTTTGACTCCGGCGTCGGCGGTTTCAGTGTTTATAGCGAAGTAAAAAAATTACTCCCAACTCATCATTATCTTTATTGTTTCGATAATGCCGGTTTTCCTTACTCGGAAAAATCAGAACAAGAAATTATCGAACGAACCCTTCGCATTTGCCAACGTATTGATCGGGATTATCCCTTGGATTTAATCGTGATTGCCTGCAACACGGCAAGCACCGTCGTATTACCGATTTTACGCCGACATTTTACTTGTCCGATTGTCGGCACTGTACCTGCAATTAAACCGGCGGCAGAAATTTCCCAAACCAAACATATCGGTTTATTAGCAACCAAAGGTACGGTAAAACGCCCCTATGTAGATGACTTGATCGCAAATTATGCCGCCCATTGTCAAGTGGAAAAGTTAGGTTCGACCCGTTTGGCAGAAATAGCGGAACAAAAATTACATGGTGATGCCGTTGATCTTGTTGCTCTTAATAACGAATTAAAACCTTGGCAGAAAATGGCTGATTTGGATACGCTGATTTTAGGCTGCACCCATTTCCCTTTAATCCGACAGGAAATCCAAGATTGCCTACCGCAAGTAAAATATTTTATGGATCCTGGTAAAGCCATCGCCCAACGGGTACAACATTTATTAGCCGATATCGAAGTAAGGTCAAAAATTCACAAGAAAAACTACATTTTTTGTACTCGCAAAGGTGTATCAGAACAACATTTTCAATCTGCATTGCAATTATGGGGTTTTGATGAATTAAGTGAGTTGAGGTTTGAATAA